The Lampris incognitus isolate fLamInc1 chromosome 17, fLamInc1.hap2, whole genome shotgun sequence genome contains a region encoding:
- the si:ch211-250n8.1 gene encoding uncharacterized protein si:ch211-250n8.1 isoform X4, with the protein MAPKDPLLGTLKVCILNLQSFGEIVTDSNPHLASCCELLELVLRKGLHQPVLSLVHRDYWQCFEQLPQQDTCGRLCAVSLAVEQTKVCRKLLTAQGRGRYLLRLALSRKTLQQFITHLLHTPRIIEWYSPAVSILRSEEFVEPFISLLRVLSQMEFKPNMENCSFLDESWLLPVCEMYETVPCRELGMVLRYISGRVFVLELLPGSQAQADKFICPGDVIDEINGVSLRNSRTGQAGVVLSQLRGHPLSIRVLRWRDGNGAMYQPLIKLLRALQVENPTLQLGPFSPCSSSSQQPASEDKRPSPSQCLIEGSVVARKCCSMQFHKSYRRTCLLRKSSWT; encoded by the exons ATGGCCCCCAAAGACCCTCTACTGGGAACACTGAAAG TGTGTATCCTGAATTTACAGTCATTTGGAGAAATAGTGACGGACAGCAACCCACACCTGGCCTCCTGTTGCGAGCTGCTTGAACTCGTTCTCAGGAAAGGACTCCATC AGCCGGTGCTTAGCCTGGTACACAGAGACTACTGGCAGTGTTTTGAACAGCTGCCCCAACAAGACACCTGTGGCAG GCTGTGTGCTGTGTCTTTGGCTGTTGAGCAGACCAAAGTATGCAGGAAGCTCCTCACAGCTCAGGGCCGCGGTCGCTATCTCCTCAGGCTAGCCCTCAGCCGCAAGACCTTGCAGCAATTCATCACACACCTACTGCACACACCAAGAATCATAGAG TGGTACAGCCCTGCTGTCTCAATCCTTAGGAGCGAGGAATTTGTTG AACCTTTCATTTCATTGCTGCGGGTTCTCTCTCAGATGGAGTTCAAACCGAACATGGAG AACTGCAGTTTTCTGGACGAGAGCTGGCTCCTTCCA GTGTGTGAAATGTATGAGACGGTACCCTGTCGGGAACTAGGAATGGTACTAAG gtaCATAAGTGGACGTGTCTTTGTCCTGGAGCTGCTGCCAGGTAGTCAGGCTCAGGCAGACAAGTTCATCTGTCCGGGTGATGTCATTGATGAGATCAATGGAGTCTCCCTGAGAAACTCCAGGACTGGGCAG gctgGTGTGGTGCTATCACAACTTAGGGGTCACCCCCTGTCCATCCGTGTGCTACGATGGAGAGATGGGAATGGTGCTATGTATCAGCCACTCATCAAACTCCTGCGGGCCCTGCAAGTGGAGAACCCCACTCTGCAGCTTGGGCCCTTTTCTCCTTGCTCTTCTTCTTCACAGCAGCCAGCGAGTGAGGACAAACGGCCTTCTCCGTCACAATGTCTCATAGAGGGAAG TGTGGTAGCACGGAAGTGTTGCAGCATGCAATTCCACAAGTCCTACAGAAGAACTTGCCTATTAAG GAAGTCCTCTTGGACATGA
- the si:ch211-250n8.1 gene encoding uncharacterized protein si:ch211-250n8.1 isoform X2, producing the protein MAPKDPLLGTLKVCILNLQSFGEIVTDSNPHLASCCELLELVLRKGLHQPVLSLVHRDYWQCFEQLPQQDTCGRLCAVSLAVEQTKVCRKLLTAQGRGRYLLRLALSRKTLQQFITHLLHTPRIIEWYSPAVSILRSEEFVEPFISLLRVLSQMEFKPNMENCSFLDESWLLPVCEMYETVPCRELGMVLRYISGRVFVLELLPGSQAQADKFICPGDVIDEINGVSLRNSRTGQQPASEDKRPSPSQCLIEGRIVYIVQFLGKANIGMCGSTEVLQHAIPQVLQKNLPIKEVLLDMKETHLTCIEKNSKTELFQHHYPEISCVGRYGQPDYTIFAFCVVDYPETPHSTGFCCVALRAGNVHECKEIICRIATGFKHTELFV; encoded by the exons ATGGCCCCCAAAGACCCTCTACTGGGAACACTGAAAG TGTGTATCCTGAATTTACAGTCATTTGGAGAAATAGTGACGGACAGCAACCCACACCTGGCCTCCTGTTGCGAGCTGCTTGAACTCGTTCTCAGGAAAGGACTCCATC AGCCGGTGCTTAGCCTGGTACACAGAGACTACTGGCAGTGTTTTGAACAGCTGCCCCAACAAGACACCTGTGGCAG GCTGTGTGCTGTGTCTTTGGCTGTTGAGCAGACCAAAGTATGCAGGAAGCTCCTCACAGCTCAGGGCCGCGGTCGCTATCTCCTCAGGCTAGCCCTCAGCCGCAAGACCTTGCAGCAATTCATCACACACCTACTGCACACACCAAGAATCATAGAG TGGTACAGCCCTGCTGTCTCAATCCTTAGGAGCGAGGAATTTGTTG AACCTTTCATTTCATTGCTGCGGGTTCTCTCTCAGATGGAGTTCAAACCGAACATGGAG AACTGCAGTTTTCTGGACGAGAGCTGGCTCCTTCCA GTGTGTGAAATGTATGAGACGGTACCCTGTCGGGAACTAGGAATGGTACTAAG gtaCATAAGTGGACGTGTCTTTGTCCTGGAGCTGCTGCCAGGTAGTCAGGCTCAGGCAGACAAGTTCATCTGTCCGGGTGATGTCATTGATGAGATCAATGGAGTCTCCCTGAGAAACTCCAGGACTGGGCAG CAGCCAGCGAGTGAGGACAAACGGCCTTCTCCGTCACAATGTCTCATAGAGGGAAG GATTGTGTACATTGTGCAGTTCTTGGGAAAGGCAAACATTGGAATG TGTGGTAGCACGGAAGTGTTGCAGCATGCAATTCCACAAGTCCTACAGAAGAACTTGCCTATTAAG GAAGTCCTCTTGGACATGAAAGAAACACATCTGACGTGTATAGAAAAAAACAGTAAAACG gAGCTTTTCCAGCATCACTATCCAGAGATCTCATGTGTAGGGAGGTATGGTCAGCCAGACTATACCATATTTGCATTCTGCGTTGT AGACTACCCAGAAACCCCCCACTCAACTGGATTCTGCTGCGTGGCACTCAGAGCCGGCAATGTTCACGAGTGCAAAGAGATCATTTGCCGCATTG CTACTGGTTTCAAGCACACAGAACTGTTTGTATGA
- the si:ch211-250n8.1 gene encoding uncharacterized protein si:ch211-250n8.1 isoform X1: MAPKDPLLGTLKVCILNLQSFGEIVTDSNPHLASCCELLELVLRKGLHQPVLSLVHRDYWQCFEQLPQQDTCGRLCAVSLAVEQTKVCRKLLTAQGRGRYLLRLALSRKTLQQFITHLLHTPRIIEWYSPAVSILRSEEFVEPFISLLRVLSQMEFKPNMENCSFLDESWLLPVCEMYETVPCRELGMVLRYISGRVFVLELLPGSQAQADKFICPGDVIDEINGVSLRNSRTGQAGVVLSQLRGHPLSIRVLRWRDGNGAMYQPLIKLLRALQVENPTLQLGPFSPCSSSSQQPASEDKRPSPSQCLIEGRIVYIVQFLGKANIGMCGSTEVLQHAIPQVLQKNLPIKEVLLDMKETHLTCIEKNSKTELFQHHYPEISCVGRYGQPDYTIFAFCVVDYPETPHSTGFCCVALRAGNVHECKEIICRIATGFKHTELFV; this comes from the exons ATGGCCCCCAAAGACCCTCTACTGGGAACACTGAAAG TGTGTATCCTGAATTTACAGTCATTTGGAGAAATAGTGACGGACAGCAACCCACACCTGGCCTCCTGTTGCGAGCTGCTTGAACTCGTTCTCAGGAAAGGACTCCATC AGCCGGTGCTTAGCCTGGTACACAGAGACTACTGGCAGTGTTTTGAACAGCTGCCCCAACAAGACACCTGTGGCAG GCTGTGTGCTGTGTCTTTGGCTGTTGAGCAGACCAAAGTATGCAGGAAGCTCCTCACAGCTCAGGGCCGCGGTCGCTATCTCCTCAGGCTAGCCCTCAGCCGCAAGACCTTGCAGCAATTCATCACACACCTACTGCACACACCAAGAATCATAGAG TGGTACAGCCCTGCTGTCTCAATCCTTAGGAGCGAGGAATTTGTTG AACCTTTCATTTCATTGCTGCGGGTTCTCTCTCAGATGGAGTTCAAACCGAACATGGAG AACTGCAGTTTTCTGGACGAGAGCTGGCTCCTTCCA GTGTGTGAAATGTATGAGACGGTACCCTGTCGGGAACTAGGAATGGTACTAAG gtaCATAAGTGGACGTGTCTTTGTCCTGGAGCTGCTGCCAGGTAGTCAGGCTCAGGCAGACAAGTTCATCTGTCCGGGTGATGTCATTGATGAGATCAATGGAGTCTCCCTGAGAAACTCCAGGACTGGGCAG gctgGTGTGGTGCTATCACAACTTAGGGGTCACCCCCTGTCCATCCGTGTGCTACGATGGAGAGATGGGAATGGTGCTATGTATCAGCCACTCATCAAACTCCTGCGGGCCCTGCAAGTGGAGAACCCCACTCTGCAGCTTGGGCCCTTTTCTCCTTGCTCTTCTTCTTCACAGCAGCCAGCGAGTGAGGACAAACGGCCTTCTCCGTCACAATGTCTCATAGAGGGAAG GATTGTGTACATTGTGCAGTTCTTGGGAAAGGCAAACATTGGAATG TGTGGTAGCACGGAAGTGTTGCAGCATGCAATTCCACAAGTCCTACAGAAGAACTTGCCTATTAAG GAAGTCCTCTTGGACATGAAAGAAACACATCTGACGTGTATAGAAAAAAACAGTAAAACG gAGCTTTTCCAGCATCACTATCCAGAGATCTCATGTGTAGGGAGGTATGGTCAGCCAGACTATACCATATTTGCATTCTGCGTTGT AGACTACCCAGAAACCCCCCACTCAACTGGATTCTGCTGCGTGGCACTCAGAGCCGGCAATGTTCACGAGTGCAAAGAGATCATTTGCCGCATTG CTACTGGTTTCAAGCACACAGAACTGTTTGTATGA
- the si:ch211-250n8.1 gene encoding uncharacterized protein si:ch211-250n8.1 isoform X3 translates to MAPKDPLLGTLKVCILNLQSFGEIVTDSNPHLASCCELLELVLRKGLHQPVLSLVHRDYWQCFEQLPQQDTCGRLCAVSLAVEQTKVCRKLLTAQGRGRYLLRLALSRKTLQQFITHLLHTPRIIEWYSPAVSILRSEEFVEPFISLLRVLSQMEFKPNMENCSFLDESWLLPVCEMYETVPCRELGMVLRYISGRVFVLELLPGSQAQADKFICPGDVIDEINGVSLRNSRTGQPASEDKRPSPSQCLIEGRIVYIVQFLGKANIGMCGSTEVLQHAIPQVLQKNLPIKEVLLDMKETHLTCIEKNSKTELFQHHYPEISCVGRYGQPDYTIFAFCVVDYPETPHSTGFCCVALRAGNVHECKEIICRIATGFKHTELFV, encoded by the exons ATGGCCCCCAAAGACCCTCTACTGGGAACACTGAAAG TGTGTATCCTGAATTTACAGTCATTTGGAGAAATAGTGACGGACAGCAACCCACACCTGGCCTCCTGTTGCGAGCTGCTTGAACTCGTTCTCAGGAAAGGACTCCATC AGCCGGTGCTTAGCCTGGTACACAGAGACTACTGGCAGTGTTTTGAACAGCTGCCCCAACAAGACACCTGTGGCAG GCTGTGTGCTGTGTCTTTGGCTGTTGAGCAGACCAAAGTATGCAGGAAGCTCCTCACAGCTCAGGGCCGCGGTCGCTATCTCCTCAGGCTAGCCCTCAGCCGCAAGACCTTGCAGCAATTCATCACACACCTACTGCACACACCAAGAATCATAGAG TGGTACAGCCCTGCTGTCTCAATCCTTAGGAGCGAGGAATTTGTTG AACCTTTCATTTCATTGCTGCGGGTTCTCTCTCAGATGGAGTTCAAACCGAACATGGAG AACTGCAGTTTTCTGGACGAGAGCTGGCTCCTTCCA GTGTGTGAAATGTATGAGACGGTACCCTGTCGGGAACTAGGAATGGTACTAAG gtaCATAAGTGGACGTGTCTTTGTCCTGGAGCTGCTGCCAGGTAGTCAGGCTCAGGCAGACAAGTTCATCTGTCCGGGTGATGTCATTGATGAGATCAATGGAGTCTCCCTGAGAAACTCCAGGACTGGGCAG CCAGCGAGTGAGGACAAACGGCCTTCTCCGTCACAATGTCTCATAGAGGGAAG GATTGTGTACATTGTGCAGTTCTTGGGAAAGGCAAACATTGGAATG TGTGGTAGCACGGAAGTGTTGCAGCATGCAATTCCACAAGTCCTACAGAAGAACTTGCCTATTAAG GAAGTCCTCTTGGACATGAAAGAAACACATCTGACGTGTATAGAAAAAAACAGTAAAACG gAGCTTTTCCAGCATCACTATCCAGAGATCTCATGTGTAGGGAGGTATGGTCAGCCAGACTATACCATATTTGCATTCTGCGTTGT AGACTACCCAGAAACCCCCCACTCAACTGGATTCTGCTGCGTGGCACTCAGAGCCGGCAATGTTCACGAGTGCAAAGAGATCATTTGCCGCATTG CTACTGGTTTCAAGCACACAGAACTGTTTGTATGA
- the LOC130127089 gene encoding histone H3.3A, which produces MARTKQTARKSTGGKAPRKQLATKAARKSAPSTGGVKKPHRYRPGTVALREIRRYQKSTELLIRKLPFQRLVREIAQDFKTDLRFQSAAIGALQEASEAYLVGLFEDTNLCAIHAKRVTIMPKDIQLARRIRGERA; this is translated from the exons ATGGCACGTACCAAGCAGACTGCCCGTAAGTCCACTGGAGGAAAGGCGCCAAGGAAGCAGCTCGCTACAAAGGCTGCCAGGAAGAGCGCGCCCTCTACAGGCGGAGTGAAGAAGCCCCATCGTTACAG GCCTGGAACCGTGGCCTTGAGGGAGATTCGTCGTTACCAGAAGTCTACGGAGTTGCTAATCCGCAAGCTGCCCTTCCAGCGCCTGGTGAGAGAAATTGCCCAAGACTTTAAGACTGATCTGCGCTTCCAGAGCGCTGCCATTGGAGCTCTTCAG GAGGCCAGTGAGGCTTACTTGGTGGGCCTGTTTGAGGACACCAACCTGTGTGCCATCCACGCCAAACGTGTCACCATCATGCCGAAAGACATCCAGCTGGCCCGCAGGATAAGAGGGGAGAGAGCCTAA